In Nostoc sp. CENA543, a single genomic region encodes these proteins:
- the ftnA gene encoding non-heme ferritin, with amino-acid sequence MLSQAMIDRLNEQINLEMYSSHLYLQMSSWCAYKALEGCATFLSQHADEEMMHMRRLLNYLHETGALAVIGGMQAPPHYFSSLTELFEQIYEHEQSITRKINDLVHLANTEPDYSTLQFLQWYVAEQHQEEFLFKGILDKINLIGTEGQGIFFIDREVSNMAANKGKEATAMTAAQ; translated from the coding sequence ATGCTGTCTCAAGCAATGATTGATCGGTTGAATGAACAAATCAATTTGGAAATGTATTCTTCCCATCTTTATCTACAAATGAGTTCTTGGTGTGCTTATAAAGCCTTGGAAGGATGTGCCACTTTTTTAAGTCAACACGCTGATGAAGAGATGATGCACATGCGTCGCTTGCTCAATTATTTACATGAAACAGGTGCATTGGCGGTGATTGGTGGAATGCAAGCCCCGCCTCATTATTTCTCTTCTTTGACAGAACTGTTTGAACAAATTTACGAACATGAACAGTCCATCACTCGCAAGATTAATGACTTGGTGCATTTAGCAAATACAGAACCAGATTATTCTACCCTGCAATTTTTGCAATGGTATGTTGCTGAACAGCATCAGGAAGAGTTTTTATTTAAGGGGATTCTCGATAAAATTAACCTAATTGGCACAGAAGGACAGGGTATATTTTTTATTGACCGAGAAGTATCTAATATGGCAGCCAATAAAGGTAAAGAAGCCACTGCTATGACCGCAGCTCAATAA
- a CDS encoding FeoB small GTPase domain-containing protein, with protein MECHKCKSQGQSCGKPSQRLPFFRKSKQFLAKEVFSHPPIALVGMPNVGKSVLFNALTGIYVTVSNYPGTTVEVSRGLAQIGEQTITVVDTPGMYSLLPISEEEKVARDLLLIEPVAAVIHVVDAKNLGRMLPLTFQLIEARLPVILAVNMMDEAQRWGLDVRQDALEMELEIPVVCLAAALNQGIDELKHKIMPFVPVPSSSSGCVGKESIVNSQKL; from the coding sequence ATGGAATGTCATAAGTGTAAATCTCAGGGTCAATCTTGTGGAAAACCATCACAAAGATTGCCATTCTTTCGCAAAAGTAAGCAATTTTTGGCGAAGGAAGTGTTTTCTCATCCCCCTATTGCCTTGGTAGGAATGCCGAATGTTGGTAAAAGCGTATTGTTTAATGCCCTGACGGGAATTTACGTCACAGTATCTAATTACCCTGGTACTACTGTAGAGGTGAGTAGGGGACTGGCACAGATAGGGGAGCAAACTATAACGGTGGTTGATACACCAGGGATGTATTCACTGCTGCCAATTAGTGAAGAAGAAAAAGTGGCGAGAGATTTATTATTAATTGAACCTGTAGCAGCCGTGATTCATGTAGTGGATGCGAAGAACTTGGGAAGAATGCTACCACTCACCTTTCAACTCATTGAAGCTCGACTGCCAGTAATACTTGCCGTCAACATGATGGATGAAGCCCAACGTTGGGGGCTGGATGTGCGACAAGACGCATTGGAGATGGAGTTGGAAATTCCTGTAGTTTGTCTGGCGGCGGCTTTGAACCAAGGCATAGATGAATTGAAACATAAAATTATGCCTTTTGTGCCGGTTCCGTCTAGTTCGAGTGGGTGTGTAGGGAAAGAGTCAATAGTCAATAGTCAAAAATTATGA
- the argF gene encoding ornithine carbamoyltransferase, with product MAALIGRDLLSLADLNPTELQELLQLATQLKSQKLQLRCNKVLGLLFSKASTRTRVSFTVAMYQLGGQVIDLNPNVTQVSRGEPVQDTARVLDRYLDILAIRTFAQQELETFADYAKIPVINALTDLEHPCQILADLLTVQECFGTLAGLTLTYVGDGNNVANSLLLGCALAGMNVRIATPQGYEPDPNIVEQTRAIAGDKTEVLITHDPHLATKGASVLYTDVWASMGQEAEAGDRFPIFQPYQISEELLSLADPEAIVLHCLPAHRGEEITEEVMEGSHSRIWDQAENRLHAQKALLASILGAD from the coding sequence ATGGCAGCATTGATTGGAAGAGATTTATTAAGTCTGGCAGACTTGAATCCTACGGAACTTCAAGAACTTCTGCAATTGGCGACTCAATTGAAATCGCAAAAATTGCAATTGCGGTGTAATAAAGTCTTGGGTTTGTTGTTTTCTAAGGCTTCAACTCGCACAAGGGTTAGCTTTACGGTGGCGATGTATCAATTGGGTGGACAAGTTATTGATCTCAACCCTAATGTCACTCAAGTTAGTCGGGGCGAACCTGTACAAGATACAGCACGAGTATTAGATCGCTATTTAGATATTCTGGCAATTCGCACCTTTGCTCAACAGGAGTTGGAAACTTTTGCTGACTATGCCAAAATTCCTGTAATTAATGCGCTGACAGATTTAGAACATCCTTGCCAAATATTAGCTGATTTATTAACTGTGCAGGAATGTTTCGGGACTCTGGCAGGGTTAACTTTAACCTACGTTGGTGATGGCAATAATGTTGCTAACTCTTTGCTTTTGGGTTGTGCTTTGGCGGGAATGAATGTCAGAATCGCCACTCCCCAAGGTTATGAACCAGATCCTAACATTGTGGAGCAAACACGGGCGATCGCAGGAGATAAAACTGAGGTGTTAATTACTCATGATCCACACTTAGCCACAAAGGGCGCATCTGTACTCTACACTGATGTTTGGGCAAGTATGGGACAAGAAGCAGAAGCAGGCGATCGCTTCCCTATTTTCCAACCATATCAGATTTCTGAAGAGTTATTGAGTCTCGCTGACCCAGAGGCGATTGTTTTACACTGTTTACCCGCCCATCGTGGGGAAGAAATTACTGAAGAAGTAATGGAAGGTTCCCATTCACGCATTTGGGATCAGGCGGAAAATCGTCTGCACGCACAAAAGGCTTTGTTAGCCAGTATCTTAGGTGCTGATTGA
- a CDS encoding FeoA family protein: MNALSTVKIGQPQTVVCLRTEDDAVLQKLMAFGILPGCNLVLEQRFPSYIIMVGRTRAALDWETAQSIFVESR; the protein is encoded by the coding sequence ATGAACGCCTTATCAACAGTCAAAATTGGTCAACCGCAAACCGTCGTCTGTTTGCGAACTGAAGATGATGCAGTGTTACAAAAGCTCATGGCCTTTGGCATTTTACCAGGTTGTAATTTAGTCCTAGAGCAACGCTTTCCATCCTACATCATCATGGTTGGTAGAACTCGTGCTGCCTTGGATTGGGAAACAGCGCAAAGTATTTTTGTGGAATCGCGTTGA
- the lexA gene encoding transcriptional repressor LexA → MERLTQAQQELYEWLAEYIRTHQHSPSIRQMMQAMNLKSPAPIQSRLEHLRNKGYIEWTEGKARTIRILQSLKQGIPVLGTIAAGGLIDPFTDAVEHIDFSNLILPPQTYALRVAGDSMIEDLISDGDLVFLRPVPEPEHLKNGTIVAARVDGYGTTLKRFYRSGDRVTLKPANAKYNPIEVAAMQVEVQGSLVGVWRGYM, encoded by the coding sequence ATGGAAAGACTCACTCAAGCGCAACAAGAACTTTATGAATGGTTAGCCGAATATATCAGAACACATCAGCATTCACCTTCGATTCGCCAAATGATGCAAGCGATGAATTTAAAATCGCCAGCACCAATTCAAAGTCGTTTAGAACATTTACGCAATAAAGGATACATTGAATGGACAGAAGGGAAAGCAAGAACAATTAGAATTTTACAATCTTTGAAGCAAGGTATACCCGTTTTAGGAACTATTGCGGCGGGGGGTTTAATAGATCCTTTTACTGATGCTGTGGAGCATATCGATTTTTCCAATCTAATTTTACCGCCGCAAACCTATGCTTTACGGGTCGCGGGGGATAGCATGATTGAGGATTTAATTAGTGATGGTGATTTAGTATTTTTGCGTCCGGTTCCTGAACCTGAACATTTAAAAAATGGCACGATTGTAGCGGCGCGAGTTGATGGCTATGGTACTACATTAAAACGTTTTTATCGTAGTGGCGATCGCGTCACCCTCAAACCCGCTAACGCCAAATACAACCCCATCGAAGTTGCAGCCATGCAAGTAGAGGTGCAAGGTTCTCTTGTCGGTGTTTGGCGGGGTTATATGTGA
- a CDS encoding PIN domain-containing protein: MTHYLLDTNILLRSRDIASPDYNLVDRTIRYLISNNHQCFITSQVLIEFWVVATRPVAVNGFGWTPEETEGTVQMLINQFEWLEETPDVFRFWFRLATTYKVSGKRTHDLRIQAVVLAHNISHILTLNPKDFVEVEGITSRDA, from the coding sequence ATGACCCATTATTTATTAGATACTAATATCCTGTTACGCTCCAGGGATATAGCTTCACCCGATTATAATCTTGTTGATCGCACAATCAGGTATCTAATATCTAATAACCATCAATGTTTTATTACATCTCAAGTTTTAATTGAATTTTGGGTTGTAGCCACCCGTCCTGTAGCTGTAAATGGATTTGGATGGACACCAGAGGAAACCGAAGGAACGGTGCAAATGCTCATAAATCAGTTTGAGTGGCTGGAAGAAACACCGGATGTCTTTCGCTTTTGGTTTAGGCTCGCTACAACTTATAAGGTTTCTGGGAAACGTACCCATGATTTACGCATACAAGCCGTAGTGCTTGCTCACAACATCAGCCATATTCTGACTTTAAACCCAAAAGACTTTGTAGAAGTTGAGGGAATTACGAGCCGTGATGCGTAA
- a CDS encoding ferrous iron transporter B yields the protein MTSQVIYPEPIEAAIAQLESWWQTLGERYLFANYSLSPRSLALLLLQKDPGLWQTLQRDQEQCRHLEVLITVTQNQLKQPIGLAIANTRQHQAHAIERAALQETRQARSSLTETLHQLTVNPITGFPILVVILYYGVYKFVGEFGAGELVDHIETFFESQINPLVNHITAQVIPWRPMQDLIANDYGIITLGIRYATAIVLPVVATYFLMFSLLEDSGYLPRLSLMLDRLFKSVGLSGRAVIPMVLGLGCDTMATIVTRTLETKRERLIATFLLSLAIPCAAQWGVIVGLLAQKPAALLFWGGFISAIFIVVGYLTAKLLPGNSGKFYMEVPPLRLPKLRNVLTKTWVRMKWYFLEVLPLFIWASVLIWVGRLTGIFDMIIRGIEPLIASLGMPTQAAPIFLYGFFRRDYGAAGLFDLQQQGSLTGNQLVVAAIVLTLFLPCIAQLQMLIKERGTKTTVAIVLFIFPFAFLMGYLVNFGLTLFGVQF from the coding sequence ATGACTAGTCAAGTAATTTATCCAGAACCAATTGAAGCAGCGATCGCACAACTAGAATCATGGTGGCAAACCTTGGGCGAACGCTATTTATTTGCTAATTACTCCCTGTCTCCCCGGAGTTTAGCTTTATTACTGTTACAAAAAGATCCAGGACTATGGCAAACCTTACAACGGGATCAAGAACAGTGTCGGCATTTAGAAGTATTGATTACTGTCACGCAAAATCAACTCAAACAACCCATTGGATTAGCGATCGCCAATACTCGTCAACACCAAGCTCATGCTATAGAAAGAGCCGCTTTGCAGGAAACCAGACAGGCGCGATCTTCCCTGACGGAGACATTACATCAACTCACAGTCAACCCTATTACCGGCTTCCCTATCCTTGTCGTTATCCTCTACTACGGAGTTTACAAATTTGTCGGTGAATTTGGTGCGGGGGAACTAGTTGATCACATCGAAACATTTTTTGAATCACAAATTAACCCATTAGTCAACCACATCACCGCCCAAGTTATTCCTTGGCGACCAATGCAAGACCTGATTGCCAATGACTATGGCATCATCACCTTGGGGATTCGCTATGCTACTGCGATTGTTTTACCTGTGGTTGCTACCTACTTCTTGATGTTCTCGTTACTAGAAGATAGTGGTTATCTCCCACGCTTATCTTTAATGCTAGATAGGCTATTCAAATCTGTGGGTTTATCTGGACGTGCCGTAATTCCAATGGTTTTGGGCTTGGGTTGCGACACCATGGCCACCATTGTCACCCGCACTTTAGAAACCAAGCGGGAAAGGTTAATTGCTACCTTTTTGTTATCCCTGGCTATTCCCTGTGCAGCCCAGTGGGGTGTCATTGTGGGATTACTCGCGCAAAAACCCGCCGCCTTACTGTTTTGGGGAGGTTTTATCAGTGCCATTTTTATCGTAGTCGGCTATCTCACCGCCAAATTATTACCAGGTAATTCCGGCAAATTTTACATGGAAGTTCCGCCTTTGCGTTTGCCCAAATTACGCAATGTGTTAACTAAAACCTGGGTGCGAATGAAATGGTATTTTCTGGAAGTTCTACCTTTATTTATTTGGGCTTCAGTGTTGATTTGGGTGGGACGATTAACAGGAATATTTGACATGATTATTCGGGGAATTGAACCCCTAATTGCGTCCTTGGGAATGCCCACACAAGCAGCACCAATCTTTCTTTATGGTTTTTTTAGAAGAGATTATGGTGCAGCCGGACTATTTGATTTACAGCAACAAGGTAGCCTCACAGGTAATCAGTTAGTGGTAGCAGCGATTGTTTTGACATTGTTTTTACCTTGTATTGCTCAATTGCAAATGCTGATTAAAGAGAGGGGAACTAAAACTACTGTGGCGATCGTGCTGTTTATTTTTCCCTTTGCTTTTTTGATGGGATATCTTGTCAATTTTGGCTTAACTTTATTCGGAGTGCAGTTTTAA
- the glyS gene encoding glycine--tRNA ligase subunit beta, translating to MTAFLLEVGTEELPASFLSGAVAQWRSRIPESLAAHSLNSESVTVYGTPRRLAVLITGLPSQQPDREEEIKGPPAQAAFKDGQPTPAAIGFAKKQGVAIEALEVRPTDKGDFVFVQKSIPGRPVADILTELVPQWIYNLEGKRLMRWGDGDVRFSRPIRWLVSLLDEAILPIELENGSLKINSDRISYGHRVLHPEPVTIHNAADYVKTLRDAYVVVDPEERTQSIQSQVRAAVQKLNGSTEMYPDLLEEVTNLVEWPSPVVGKFETEFLALPTEVITTVMVSHQRYFPVFKAGSTTELQAYFITVGNGDPNKAEIIAVGNERVIRARLADGQFFYKSDLSKALENYLPQLETVTFQEDLGSLRTKVDRIVNIAGQISTQLQLNADSCQHIERGALLCKADLVTQMVFEFPELQGIMGQKYAIASGESTAVATAIFEHYLPRGADDILPQTLTGQVVGIADRLDTLVSIFGLGLIPSGSSDPFALRRAANAVVNITWAANLQINLATLLEQVAANFCQQYNKDLGKLNSALQEFFLQRIRTLLQEEKQIDYDLVNAVLGENDPEYTDRALQDLLDVRDRALYLQQIRRDGTLDKIYETVNRSTRLAAQGDLDTKQLDPTNLVRPELFQKSSESAFYAALVKLVPQTQAAQQSRNYQLLVEGLINIAPTVSNFFDGADSVLVIDPDPEIKRNRLNLLGLLRNHARVLADFGAIVKS from the coding sequence ATGACGGCATTTTTATTAGAAGTTGGTACAGAAGAACTACCTGCAAGCTTTCTGAGTGGTGCTGTGGCACAATGGCGATCGCGTATTCCTGAAAGTTTAGCAGCCCATAGCCTCAATAGTGAATCGGTCACAGTTTACGGTACTCCCCGGCGGTTGGCGGTACTGATTACGGGTTTACCATCCCAGCAACCAGACAGAGAAGAGGAAATCAAAGGCCCACCCGCCCAAGCTGCTTTTAAAGATGGCCAACCCACACCAGCCGCCATAGGTTTTGCGAAAAAGCAAGGTGTGGCGATAGAAGCCTTAGAAGTGCGTCCTACAGATAAAGGGGATTTTGTCTTTGTCCAAAAAAGTATTCCCGGCCGTCCTGTGGCGGATATCTTGACAGAACTGGTTCCCCAGTGGATTTACAACCTAGAAGGTAAACGCCTGATGCGCTGGGGAGATGGGGATGTGAGATTTTCTCGTCCCATTCGTTGGTTAGTGAGTTTGTTAGATGAGGCGATTCTGCCGATTGAATTAGAAAATGGTTCGCTTAAAATTAACAGCGATCGCATTTCCTATGGTCATCGTGTTTTACATCCTGAACCCGTCACCATCCACAACGCCGCCGACTACGTGAAAACGCTGCGTGATGCTTACGTAGTTGTAGATCCCGAAGAACGCACCCAATCAATCCAATCACAAGTACGAGCGGCGGTACAGAAATTAAACGGGAGTACGGAAATGTACCCCGACTTATTAGAGGAAGTGACGAATTTAGTAGAATGGCCTTCTCCAGTGGTAGGTAAATTTGAAACAGAATTTTTAGCCTTACCTACGGAAGTAATTACTACGGTCATGGTGAGTCACCAGCGTTATTTCCCCGTATTTAAAGCAGGTAGTACAACAGAATTGCAAGCTTATTTTATTACTGTGGGTAATGGCGACCCCAACAAAGCCGAGATTATTGCCGTGGGTAATGAACGGGTAATTAGAGCTAGGCTAGCAGATGGACAGTTTTTCTACAAATCTGATTTATCAAAGGCTTTAGAAAATTATTTACCCCAACTAGAAACCGTCACCTTCCAAGAAGATTTAGGTTCATTACGCACTAAAGTAGACCGGATAGTTAATATTGCTGGGCAAATTTCTACCCAACTGCAATTAAATGCAGACAGTTGCCAACATATTGAACGGGGCGCATTATTGTGTAAAGCCGACCTAGTAACGCAAATGGTCTTTGAATTCCCAGAGTTACAGGGAATTATGGGACAAAAATACGCGATCGCTAGCGGTGAATCAACCGCAGTGGCTACAGCGATTTTTGAACATTATTTACCACGGGGGGCAGATGACATCCTACCCCAAACCCTCACAGGTCAAGTAGTCGGTATCGCAGATAGACTCGATACTTTAGTGAGTATCTTTGGTTTAGGATTAATTCCCAGTGGTTCTTCTGACCCCTTTGCTTTGCGTCGCGCTGCTAACGCTGTAGTTAACATTACTTGGGCGGCGAATTTACAAATCAATTTAGCTACTCTGTTAGAACAAGTCGCTGCTAACTTCTGCCAGCAATACAATAAGGACTTAGGGAAATTAAACTCGGCCTTACAGGAATTCTTCTTACAACGGATTCGCACCCTACTGCAAGAAGAAAAACAAATTGACTACGACTTAGTAAATGCCGTCTTGGGAGAAAATGATCCAGAGTATACAGATAGGGCATTACAGGATTTATTAGATGTGCGCGATCGCGCCCTATACCTGCAACAAATCCGTCGCGATGGTACACTCGATAAAATCTACGAAACCGTCAACCGTTCCACCAGACTAGCAGCCCAAGGTGATTTAGATACCAAACAGCTAGACCCCACAAATTTAGTCCGTCCAGAACTATTCCAAAAGTCTTCTGAGTCAGCCTTTTATGCAGCCTTAGTTAAATTAGTACCGCAAACCCAAGCCGCACAGCAATCACGTAACTATCAACTGTTAGTAGAAGGGTTAATAAATATTGCCCCAACAGTGAGTAATTTCTTTGATGGGGCGGATAGCGTTTTAGTGATTGACCCTGATCCAGAAATTAAGCGCAATCGCTTGAATTTGCTGGGATTATTGCGAAATCACGCTCGTGTGTTAGCAGACTTTGGGGCAATTGTAAAAAGTTAG
- a CDS encoding glycosyltransferase family 4 protein, with product MHILIYSYNYYPEPIGIAPLITELAEGLVTRGHQVRVITGMPNYPQREIYKEYQGKWYVTEKKNGVTIQRSYLRIKSKPNLIDRLLLELSFIFTSLPQAFNGKRPDVILLTVPPLLVSLPATLLGRLYGCPVVLNVQDILPEAAIRVGLMTNKRMIQFCEAIEKFAYRYATKISVIADGFLENLVKKGVNPQKMVCIPNWVDVNFIRPLNKNNSWRSNHQLNGKFVVMYSGNIALTQGLETVVAAAACLRHIPDISFVIVGESKALARLQKHCLACGADNVLLLPLQPREQLPQMLATADVGLIVQKSNVISFNMPSKIPLLLAAGRPVVGSVPDNGTAAKVITESGGGLIVEPESPEALAAAVLELYNNADLAAKLGHQGRQFALEKFAFEQAIESYEDLFFDVIGQRRPTLDKTEPLSEPKSIVDVSR from the coding sequence ATGCACATTCTGATTTACTCATACAACTATTACCCTGAACCCATAGGCATTGCACCTTTAATCACGGAACTAGCAGAAGGTTTAGTGACAAGAGGGCATCAAGTGAGGGTAATCACAGGCATGCCCAATTATCCCCAAAGGGAAATCTACAAGGAATATCAGGGTAAATGGTATGTAACAGAAAAAAAGAATGGTGTGACTATCCAGCGCAGTTACTTACGAATTAAATCTAAACCCAATTTAATAGATCGCTTACTACTGGAATTAAGTTTTATATTTACCAGTTTACCGCAAGCCTTCAACGGCAAGCGGCCTGATGTCATTCTCCTCACAGTCCCGCCACTGTTAGTTTCCCTTCCTGCTACTTTACTAGGTCGTTTATATGGATGTCCTGTAGTGCTGAATGTCCAAGATATTCTGCCAGAAGCCGCAATTCGTGTTGGACTGATGACGAATAAGCGAATGATTCAGTTTTGTGAAGCTATAGAAAAGTTTGCTTATCGTTATGCTACTAAAATTAGTGTAATTGCTGATGGGTTTTTAGAGAATTTAGTCAAGAAGGGAGTCAACCCCCAAAAGATGGTGTGTATTCCCAATTGGGTGGATGTAAATTTTATTCGCCCCTTAAATAAAAACAATTCTTGGAGAAGCAATCATCAACTAAATGGTAAATTTGTGGTGATGTACTCTGGTAACATCGCCCTCACCCAAGGTTTAGAAACGGTAGTTGCAGCCGCAGCTTGTTTGCGTCATATTCCCGACATTAGTTTTGTGATTGTGGGGGAATCGAAGGCTTTAGCAAGATTACAAAAACATTGTTTAGCCTGTGGTGCAGATAACGTTTTACTTCTACCCCTACAACCAAGAGAACAATTACCCCAAATGTTAGCTACGGCTGATGTGGGTTTGATTGTCCAAAAAAGCAATGTGATTTCCTTTAATATGCCTTCTAAGATCCCTCTATTATTAGCGGCTGGTCGTCCAGTAGTGGGATCAGTTCCAGATAATGGGACAGCAGCCAAAGTAATTACAGAAAGCGGTGGTGGTCTAATTGTTGAGCCAGAGTCACCAGAAGCACTAGCAGCCGCAGTGTTGGAACTGTACAATAATGCTGACTTAGCTGCAAAATTAGGGCATCAAGGTAGACAGTTTGCGTTAGAGAAGTTTGCCTTTGAACAAGCTATAGAGAGTTATGAAGATTTATTCTTTGATGTCATAGGTCAAAGAAGACCAACTTTAGATAAAACCGAACCCTTGAGTGAACCAAAATCAATTGTTGATGTTTCTAGATAA
- the murD gene encoding UDP-N-acetylmuramoyl-L-alanine--D-glutamate ligase, with translation MSKAHVIGLGKSGIAAARLLKREGWEVMLSDRNTSETLLSQQQALAKEQITVKLGHSLELDGADIPNLIVVSPGVPWDIPVLVKARELGIETIGEMELAWRNLYKLPWVGITGTNGKTTTTALIAAIFQAAGFDAPACGNIGYAACEVALAKKLPDWIIGEMSSYQIESSASLAPHISVWTTFTPDHLARHKTLENYYNIKAKLLRQSQLQVVNGDDAYLSKVGISDWPDAYWTSVKGKDFLIGNKGFYIEDGWVIEQLQADSQPQRIIEASALRMVGAHNLQNLLMSVGVARLAGIAPTAIDKAVREFPGVPHRLEHICTWEGIDFINDSKATNYDAADVGLASVSSPVVLIAGGEAKPGDDTAWLASIQAKAAAVLLIGAAAPAFAQRLQEVGYNNYEIVETMENAVPRGAELAKEHQAAVVLLSPACASFDQFPNFEVRGDRFRQLCLEFVKKGIEV, from the coding sequence ATGTCCAAAGCCCATGTCATTGGATTAGGAAAGTCCGGTATTGCTGCGGCGAGATTGTTGAAACGGGAAGGTTGGGAGGTGATGCTGAGTGACCGCAACACCTCCGAAACCCTCCTCAGTCAACAACAAGCACTCGCCAAGGAACAAATTACAGTTAAACTAGGGCATTCATTAGAATTAGATGGTGCTGATATACCCAATTTAATTGTCGTTAGTCCGGGTGTGCCTTGGGACATACCAGTGTTAGTCAAGGCGCGAGAATTGGGCATAGAAACAATTGGCGAAATGGAATTGGCTTGGCGCAATTTATACAAGCTGCCTTGGGTGGGAATCACAGGCACAAACGGTAAAACTACCACCACAGCCCTGATTGCAGCCATTTTTCAAGCGGCAGGATTTGATGCCCCAGCTTGCGGTAACATTGGCTACGCTGCTTGTGAAGTAGCGTTAGCCAAGAAATTACCCGATTGGATAATTGGGGAAATGAGCAGCTATCAAATCGAATCTTCTGCATCTCTAGCTCCTCACATTAGCGTCTGGACAACTTTTACTCCAGATCACCTAGCCCGTCACAAAACCCTAGAAAATTATTACAACATCAAAGCCAAGCTGTTACGTCAGTCGCAATTACAAGTTGTGAACGGTGATGATGCTTATCTAAGTAAAGTAGGTATCAGTGATTGGCCGGATGCTTACTGGACAAGTGTCAAGGGTAAAGACTTTCTGATTGGGAACAAAGGCTTTTATATTGAGGATGGTTGGGTAATAGAACAGTTACAAGCCGACTCTCAACCCCAGAGAATTATTGAGGCCTCTGCTTTGCGGATGGTGGGAGCGCATAACCTACAAAACTTACTCATGTCCGTAGGTGTAGCGAGACTAGCCGGCATCGCACCTACAGCCATCGACAAAGCTGTACGAGAATTCCCTGGAGTTCCCCACCGCTTAGAGCATATTTGCACCTGGGAAGGCATTGATTTTATCAACGACAGCAAAGCCACCAATTACGACGCAGCAGACGTAGGACTAGCATCTGTGAGTAGTCCAGTGGTGTTAATTGCTGGCGGTGAAGCTAAACCAGGAGATGATACAGCGTGGTTAGCTAGTATCCAAGCCAAAGCGGCGGCTGTCTTACTGATTGGCGCGGCGGCACCAGCCTTTGCTCAACGGCTGCAAGAAGTTGGTTATAACAATTATGAAATTGTAGAAACAATGGAAAACGCAGTACCTAGAGGTGCAGAGTTAGCCAAAGAACATCAAGCAGCAGTAGTATTACTATCACCAGCCTGCGCCAGCTTTGATCAATTCCCCAACTTTGAAGTGAGGGGCGATCGCTTTCGGCAATTGTGTCTAGAATTTGTAAAAAAGGGGATAGAAGTATAG